The segment CAGTGCGTGCTGCACCGTGACATCAAGACGAGCAACATCATGCTGGACGCCTCCTACAACGCCAAGCTCGGCGACTTCGGGCTGGCGAGGCTGGTCGACCATGCCCGGGGCACGCGCACCACGGTGCTCGCCGGCACGCTGGGGTACATGGACCCGGAGTGCGTGATCATCGGCAAAGCCTGCGTCGAGTCGGACgtctacagcttcggcgtcgtcCTGCTCGAGGTCGCCTGTGGCCGGAAACCCGCCGTTGTCTTGccggacgatgacgacgacagcGCCGTCATCCATCTAGCGCAGCTGGTATGGGACCAGTACTACGGCCAGGGCCGCCTCCTCGACGCGGCGGATCCACGGCTGAACGGGGAGTTCGACGAGCAGGAGATGGAGCGCGTGCTGGTGGTCGGCCTATGGTGCGCGCACCCTGACCGTGCCATGAGGGCGTCCATCAGGCAGGCCGTCAGCGTGCTACGGCATGAGGCGCCGCTGCCGACACTCCCGGCGAAGATGCCGGTGGCCACCTTCCTCCCGGCGGTTGATCGTCGCAGTTTGGTTGGTTCGGCTGATCACTCCAGCTCCAGTGCTCCAGCTGTACCGCCGGCTGAACTGTTACACAATATGAATATTTGAGTTCGTGACATGTGCACAGGTACAAGGAAGTTGAATTCCTTTTTCTGTTGAATCATTTTTCTGTAGTTTTTAAAATATTCGATGGTGCTTATTAGGATAGGACGTGGGTGTGAGTTCATATGGATGAATATGCGTATGTCATTTATTTAAACAAAATATCTCTTGATGAGAATAAAAGGTTGTTGGGGGAATAACCCCATACTTAGAATATTGCATAAACTAATGTATAAAAGGTCTAAAATACCTCCGTGAGGATGTTGTATATACATAGCAAATCAAGAGTAAAATATAATTTCCCGTTGCATATGAATAAAAGGAGCCCTCCAAGGATAAGAGAGGGATCACTCTCCCATTACATCCATTCTTATCCTCTCTCATTCATTCTTGTGGTCCTCACGAGACCAAAGTTGGGCTTCCTCCCATTGgaggtatagatggccaaaagggctgaggcccgacggcccggcccatggcacagcattttggcccggcccaagcacggcacggcccgacggaggtcgggcccgtgccggcacggcccgaccaccgggccgtgcctgggcccctccaccggcacgttgggccggcCTGGCATGATGGGCCGACAGCTAGgcccgataaaaaaaatatgggagtaaaaatagacatattatatgccatggaTGAAAGAATAGGGatctaaaatagactttttttatctatacatatgtcagccgaagaggagggatggaaaatagacttattttagctatacatatatcagcccaaagaggaaggacgaaaatagacttattttagctatacatatgaaataacccaaagaggagggaaaaaaatagacttattttataaaAGGCCCGATGGGTCACCATTCTTTCGGACTGgtacggcacggcacggcccaacagttggtgggccgtgcctgggcgggaggtGCAGCCCAGCCCGATGGCTGCTAGGCCGTGCCCAGCCGTGCCTGGgctgggccgtgccgggcgaGCCCTTTAGCCATCTATAATTGGAGGGAtgaacctatatatatatgttggattTTGCTTCAACATTGGCTCCGTCCGTG is part of the Oryza glaberrima chromosome 12, OglaRS2, whole genome shotgun sequence genome and harbors:
- the LOC127756334 gene encoding L-type lectin-domain containing receptor kinase IX.1-like, with the protein product MDVRLVASLCSAGAVLAVGLCVVIACLVVRRKRRKMKDMEEAGLFDDEDIGNVFDNATGPKRYRYSELAIATDDFSDDKKLGEGGFGSVYKGFLRDLNLDVAIKQVSKNSKQGKKEYVSEVRVISRLRHRNLVQLMGWCHGGGNLLLVYELMPNGSLDAHLHCTTGSKLPLPWMVRHEIVLGVGEALLYLHQDWEQCVLHRDIKTSNIMLDASYNAKLGDFGLARLVDHARGTRTTVLAGTLGYMDPECVIIGKACVESDVYSFGVVLLEVACGRKPAVVLPDDDDDSAVIHLAQLVWDQYYGQGRLLDAADPRLNGEFDEQEMERVLVVGLWCAHPDRAMRASIRQAVSVLRHEAPLPTLPAKMPVATFLPAVDRRSLVGSADHSSSSAPAVPPAELLHNMNI